A region of Sphingomonas crusticola DNA encodes the following proteins:
- the paoC gene encoding aldehyde oxidoreductase molybdenum-binding subunit PaoC, with translation MKFDQPAGRNPIDQGNVIGKATDRIDGPLKTTGTAPYAYERHDAAPDAAYGYMVASAVAKGRINRIDTSEAKAAPGVLAVVTTLDVPKPIRGSQNAASLFGGAEVQHYHQAVAVVVAETFEQARAAAYLVRVDYARAPGKFDLEREAPNAPLEGGSSGEGSGAPPVDEIGHFDAAFAAAPVKIDQYYSTPDETHAMMEPHATIASWQGDKLTIWTSNQMIAWNKGDLAKVFGLKKENVRVDSPFIGGGFGGKLFLRADAVLAALGSRAARRPVKLTLARPQIANNTTHRPATIQRVRLAATPDGRLTAIAHDSTSGNLPDGKPETAVSQTKLMYAGANRLTFMKLAKLDLPEGNAMRAPGEAPGLMVLEMAMDEMAEKLGMDPVEFRIVNDTQVDPEKPNRPYSQRHLIECLRTGADRFGWSRRKAKPASVREGRWLIGMGVAAGFRNNLLMKSAARIRLERDGGLTVETDMTDIGTGSYTILAQTAAEMMGVTVDRVKVKLGDSDHPVSAGSGGQWGGNNSTAGLYAACVKLRELVVQRLGFDASDVSFADGRVRAGNRSFPLRDAAKDGPIVAEDSIEYGDLDKTYQQSTFAAHFVEVAVDGFTGETRVRRMLAVCDAGRILNPKTARSQVIGAMTMGVGGALTEELAVDTRFGFFVNHDLAGYEVPVHADIPHQDVIFLDYPDDKSSPMKAKGVGELGLCGVGAAVANAIYNATGVRVRDYPITLDKHLDRLPTIA, from the coding sequence ATGAAGTTCGATCAACCCGCGGGCCGCAACCCGATCGATCAGGGCAACGTGATCGGCAAGGCGACCGACCGTATCGACGGACCGCTCAAGACGACTGGCACGGCGCCCTACGCCTATGAACGCCATGACGCGGCGCCCGACGCGGCCTATGGTTACATGGTGGCTAGCGCGGTCGCAAAGGGCCGCATCAACCGCATCGACACGTCCGAAGCTAAAGCGGCACCCGGCGTTCTCGCCGTGGTGACGACCTTGGACGTGCCCAAGCCGATCCGGGGCAGCCAGAATGCGGCCAGCCTGTTCGGTGGGGCGGAGGTGCAGCATTATCATCAGGCGGTGGCCGTCGTCGTTGCCGAGACGTTCGAACAAGCCCGCGCCGCAGCCTATCTGGTGCGGGTCGATTATGCGCGCGCACCCGGCAAGTTCGACCTGGAAAGGGAAGCACCCAACGCGCCGCTGGAAGGCGGCAGCAGCGGGGAGGGCTCGGGCGCTCCGCCGGTGGACGAGATCGGCCATTTCGATGCCGCCTTCGCTGCGGCGCCGGTGAAGATCGACCAATATTATTCCACGCCCGATGAAACCCACGCAATGATGGAGCCGCATGCCACCATCGCGTCTTGGCAAGGCGACAAGCTGACCATCTGGACGTCCAATCAGATGATCGCCTGGAACAAGGGTGATCTCGCCAAGGTGTTCGGCCTGAAGAAGGAGAATGTCCGCGTCGACTCGCCCTTCATCGGCGGCGGCTTCGGCGGGAAGCTATTCCTGCGTGCGGACGCCGTGCTCGCCGCGCTCGGATCGCGCGCCGCCAGGCGTCCCGTCAAGCTGACGCTGGCCCGGCCCCAGATCGCCAACAATACGACCCATCGTCCCGCAACGATCCAGCGCGTCCGGCTTGCAGCAACGCCGGACGGCAGGCTGACCGCGATCGCGCACGACAGCACGTCGGGCAATCTGCCGGACGGCAAGCCGGAGACGGCGGTTTCCCAGACCAAGCTGATGTATGCCGGCGCCAACCGGCTGACCTTCATGAAGCTGGCCAAGCTCGATTTGCCCGAAGGCAATGCCATGCGCGCACCCGGCGAGGCGCCGGGGCTGATGGTGCTGGAAATGGCGATGGACGAAATGGCCGAGAAGCTGGGGATGGATCCGGTCGAGTTCCGCATCGTCAACGACACCCAGGTCGATCCCGAGAAGCCGAACCGGCCTTACTCGCAGCGGCACCTGATCGAATGCCTGCGCACCGGCGCCGACCGCTTCGGCTGGTCCCGGCGCAAGGCCAAGCCGGCGAGCGTGCGCGAGGGACGCTGGCTGATCGGAATGGGCGTGGCCGCCGGTTTCCGCAACAACCTGCTGATGAAGTCGGCAGCGCGCATCCGGCTGGAGCGGGACGGGGGCCTTACCGTCGAAACCGATATGACCGATATCGGCACGGGATCATACACCATCCTCGCCCAGACGGCCGCCGAGATGATGGGCGTTACCGTCGACCGCGTGAAGGTGAAGCTCGGCGATTCCGACCACCCGGTATCCGCCGGCTCGGGCGGGCAGTGGGGCGGGAATAACTCGACCGCCGGCCTCTATGCGGCGTGCGTTAAGCTGCGCGAGCTAGTGGTACAGCGCCTCGGTTTCGACGCGTCGGACGTCAGCTTCGCCGATGGCCGCGTCCGCGCCGGCAACCGCTCCTTCCCGCTGCGGGATGCCGCCAAGGACGGCCCGATCGTCGCCGAGGACAGCATCGAATATGGCGATCTCGACAAGACCTACCAGCAGTCGACCTTCGCGGCTCATTTCGTCGAGGTGGCGGTCGACGGCTTCACCGGCGAAACCCGCGTCCGCCGCATGCTCGCGGTGTGCGACGCCGGCCGCATCCTCAACCCCAAGACGGCGCGCAGCCAGGTGATCGGCGCGATGACCATGGGTGTCGGCGGCGCGCTTACCGAGGAACTGGCCGTCGACACGCGGTTCGGTTTCTTCGTCAACCACGACCTCGCCGGCTACGAAGTGCCGGTCCACGCCGACATCCCGCATCAGGACGTGATCTTCCTCGATTATCCCGACGACAAATCCTCGCCGATGAAGGCCAAGGGTGTCGGCGAGCTCGGGCTGTGCGGCGTCGGCGCCGCGGTGGCGAACGCTATCTACAACGCGACCGGTGTGCGCGTCCGCGATTATCCCATCACGCTCGACAAGCATCTGGATCGGCTGCCGACGATCGCCTGA
- a CDS encoding FAD binding domain-containing protein — protein MKSFTYARASSPAAAAAEVAHTPGAKFLAGGTNLLDLMKLEIETPAHLVDVQDLQLDRIERTADGGLRIGALVTNTALASDARVRRDYGVLTRAIVAGASGQLRNKATTAGNLLQRTRCPYFYDTNMPCNKRKPGSGCSAIGGYSRQLGIIGTSDACIATHPGDMAVAMRALDAVVETVTPQGTTRSVPIADFHRLWGDTPHIETNLQPGELITAVTLPRPLGGTHIYHKVRDRASYAFALVSVAAVIQKDGTGQFAVGAIAPKPWRSSAADQALPQGAKAAADRLLAGARPTEDNRFKVALVQRTLAAVLADAQNGRNAA, from the coding sequence ATGAAGAGCTTCACTTATGCCCGCGCCAGTAGCCCCGCCGCGGCGGCAGCGGAGGTCGCGCACACGCCGGGCGCCAAATTCCTGGCGGGCGGTACCAATCTGCTCGACTTGATGAAGCTGGAGATCGAGACGCCGGCACATCTGGTTGACGTTCAGGATCTGCAGCTCGACCGTATCGAGAGGACGGCGGATGGCGGGCTTCGCATCGGCGCGCTGGTCACCAATACCGCCCTGGCCAGCGATGCGCGCGTACGCCGCGATTATGGCGTGCTTACCCGCGCGATCGTGGCGGGCGCTTCGGGGCAGCTCCGGAACAAGGCGACGACTGCCGGCAATCTGCTGCAGCGGACGCGTTGCCCCTATTTTTACGACACGAACATGCCGTGCAACAAGCGCAAGCCGGGATCCGGCTGTTCGGCCATCGGCGGCTATTCGCGCCAGTTGGGCATTATCGGCACCAGCGACGCCTGTATCGCAACCCATCCGGGCGACATGGCGGTAGCGATGCGCGCGCTGGACGCGGTGGTCGAGACGGTCACCCCGCAAGGCACGACCCGCTCTGTTCCGATCGCTGATTTCCACCGCTTGTGGGGCGATACGCCGCACATCGAGACCAATCTGCAGCCCGGCGAGCTGATCACGGCCGTGACGTTGCCGCGCCCGCTCGGCGGAACCCACATCTACCACAAGGTGCGGGATCGCGCCTCCTACGCCTTCGCGCTCGTCTCGGTGGCGGCCGTGATCCAGAAGGACGGCACCGGGCAATTCGCGGTTGGCGCGATCGCGCCGAAGCCGTGGCGATCGAGCGCCGCCGATCAGGCGCTTCCCCAGGGGGCCAAGGCGGCGGCCGACCGGCTGCTCGCCGGCGCGCGCCCGACTGAAGACAACAGGTTTAAGGTGGCTTTGGTCCAGCGCACGCTGGCGGCGGTGCTGGCGGACGCGCAAAACGGGAGGAACGCGGCATGA
- a CDS encoding DUF6628 family protein yields the protein MRETEPRTMLPHAAPASPYRRLLLFAIRRMAVGGIGDAHAAHAMFTGFGLGYRRPLVLLRALMAELARVAATKLTVAPCCCTRMTHDEAMLLELIAESPASPEAVHEAMRGMLQTRTCLGALMSAQAVAVAFHDLGMPLQGDCVSRNRDDPFLNGDKA from the coding sequence ATGCGCGAAACAGAACCGCGAACCATGTTGCCGCATGCTGCCCCGGCCAGTCCTTACCGACGCCTGCTGCTGTTCGCGATACGACGGATGGCGGTCGGAGGGATCGGTGACGCACATGCAGCGCACGCAATGTTTACCGGCTTCGGACTGGGATACCGGCGGCCGCTAGTCTTGCTACGCGCGCTGATGGCTGAGTTGGCACGCGTCGCAGCAACGAAGCTGACGGTGGCACCTTGCTGCTGTACCCGGATGACGCATGACGAGGCCATGCTCCTCGAGCTCATAGCCGAATCCCCAGCCAGCCCGGAAGCGGTGCATGAGGCGATGCGTGGCATGCTGCAGACGCGGACCTGCTTGGGAGCGCTGATGAGCGCACAGGCAGTGGCCGTGGCGTTCCACGACCTAGGAATGCCGCTCCAGGGCGATTGCGTTTCGCGCAACCGCGATGACCCGTTTTTAAATGGCGATAAGGCGTGA
- the accD gene encoding acetyl-CoA carboxylase, carboxyltransferase subunit beta has translation MSWIDRVRNALPFIPKRETPDNLWHKCPSCGTMLFTREYEENQSVCPKCQHHGRIGPDERFDELFDGGVYTPLPSPQVREDPLKFRDSKKYADRIKAARAKTGEQDALLNATGRIEGFKAVVGVQDFGFLTGTMGLAVGAAFVAGVQAAIAENCPYIVFTSGGGARMQEGIMSLMQMPKTTVAVQQLREAGLPYIVVLTDPTTGGITASYAMLGDIQIAEPGALIGFAGQRVIESTVREKLPEGFQRAEYLLDHGMLDMVVHRHKLRAELARLIAYLCPGVQAAA, from the coding sequence ATGAGCTGGATCGATCGGGTGCGCAACGCGCTGCCCTTCATTCCCAAGCGCGAGACGCCGGACAATCTCTGGCACAAATGCCCGAGCTGCGGGACGATGTTGTTCACGCGCGAATATGAAGAGAATCAGTCCGTCTGTCCGAAATGCCAGCATCATGGACGGATCGGCCCCGACGAACGGTTCGACGAGCTGTTCGATGGCGGTGTCTATACGCCCCTTCCCTCGCCGCAGGTGCGTGAGGATCCGCTCAAATTCCGCGATTCCAAGAAATACGCGGACCGGATCAAGGCCGCCCGCGCCAAGACCGGCGAGCAGGATGCCTTGCTCAACGCGACCGGCCGGATCGAGGGCTTCAAGGCGGTCGTCGGCGTACAGGATTTCGGCTTTCTGACCGGCACGATGGGGCTCGCGGTCGGCGCCGCGTTCGTTGCCGGCGTGCAGGCGGCAATCGCGGAGAATTGCCCCTATATCGTTTTCACTTCGGGCGGCGGCGCGCGGATGCAGGAAGGCATAATGAGCCTGATGCAGATGCCCAAGACCACAGTGGCGGTGCAGCAATTGCGGGAGGCGGGACTGCCTTACATCGTGGTGCTGACCGATCCCACCACCGGTGGCATCACCGCATCCTATGCCATGCTCGGCGATATCCAGATCGCCGAGCCGGGTGCGCTGATCGGCTTTGCCGGCCAGCGGGTGATCGAAAGCACCGTCCGCGAGAAACTGCCGGAGGGCTTCCAGCGCGCCGAATATCTGCTCGATCACGGCATGCTCGACATGGTCGTGCATCGTCACAAATTGCGCGCCGAGCTGGCGCGGCTGATCGCCTATCTGTGTCCGGGCGTGCAGGCGGCAGCGTGA
- a CDS encoding cupin domain-containing protein, protein MTSDPPSVTLNDGIEMSIPRVDVPAPEPKLRIVPPHWSPTPGAADYFTGAVAVTSPFKGTGGARLGGATVTFQPGAHTNWHTHPLGQLLVVTDGKGWVQLGGEPAQPIKAGDTVWIGPGVKHWHGAARETAMTHVAVSEALDGTSVTWLEPVSDEHYNALR, encoded by the coding sequence ATGACCAGCGATCCTCCTTCCGTGACGCTGAATGACGGCATCGAGATGTCGATCCCCCGCGTCGATGTGCCCGCTCCCGAACCCAAGCTGCGGATCGTCCCGCCGCATTGGTCGCCTACGCCGGGCGCCGCCGATTACTTCACCGGCGCGGTCGCCGTCACGTCTCCCTTCAAAGGCACCGGCGGAGCCCGTCTTGGCGGAGCGACCGTGACCTTCCAGCCGGGCGCGCACACCAATTGGCACACCCATCCACTAGGACAGCTGCTGGTCGTGACCGACGGCAAAGGATGGGTCCAGCTCGGCGGCGAGCCCGCTCAACCCATCAAGGCGGGCGATACCGTCTGGATCGGCCCCGGCGTGAAGCATTGGCATGGTGCAGCGCGCGAGACGGCGATGACACATGTGGCGGTGTCGGAGGCGCTCGATGGAACGAGCGTCACCTGGCTGGAGCCCGTGTCGGATGAGCATTACAATGCGCTTCGATGA
- a CDS encoding bifunctional folylpolyglutamate synthase/dihydrofolate synthase: MADFAVSSDPAVQAQLDRLATLSPGADVLGLERIAALLDRLDNPDRALPPVFHVAGTNGKGSTCAFLRAAIEASGQKVHVYTSPHLVRFNERIRIAGSLIDDALLASLLGEVLNVADGISPSFFEVTTAAAFLAFARTPADACIIEVGLGGRLDATNVIAAPVVCGIAQLGLDHQQFLGDRIEQIAAEKAGIAKEGVPLVTQHYPPALANEIGRVVLETGAYWLARGGAWDASALRGKLHYRDEQGELELPLPRLPGSHQAANAALAVAMLRHQQAIQVPAASLRAAMGWAEWPARLQRLAAGPLPALLPDGSELWLDGGHNPAAGRAIADFFRARIAPGRPFHLILGMLANKDLRGFLEPFAGSGAHIHAVPVPGHEHHGSLAVTEAAAELGLLADAVADVRVALEKIAAAGGAAPLILIGGSLYLAGTVLAANGNPPA; the protein is encoded by the coding sequence ATGGCCGACTTTGCCGTCTCGTCCGACCCCGCCGTCCAGGCTCAGCTGGATCGGCTGGCAACGCTCTCCCCGGGTGCGGACGTGCTGGGCCTCGAACGGATCGCCGCGCTACTCGATCGGCTGGACAACCCGGATCGGGCTCTCCCGCCGGTGTTCCACGTCGCCGGTACCAATGGTAAGGGATCGACCTGTGCCTTCCTGCGCGCCGCGATCGAGGCCTCGGGGCAGAAGGTGCACGTCTATACCAGCCCACACCTCGTCCGCTTCAACGAGCGCATCCGGATCGCGGGCTCGCTGATCGATGATGCGTTGCTGGCGAGCCTGCTCGGCGAGGTGCTGAATGTCGCCGACGGCATCAGCCCCAGTTTCTTCGAGGTCACGACCGCCGCAGCCTTTCTAGCCTTTGCGCGCACTCCTGCCGATGCTTGCATAATCGAAGTCGGGCTGGGCGGCAGGCTTGATGCCACCAACGTCATCGCTGCGCCGGTGGTGTGCGGTATCGCCCAGCTCGGCCTCGACCACCAGCAATTCCTGGGCGACCGGATCGAGCAGATTGCGGCCGAGAAGGCGGGGATCGCCAAGGAAGGCGTGCCCCTTGTCACGCAACATTATCCGCCAGCGCTCGCCAACGAGATCGGGCGGGTAGTACTCGAAACCGGCGCCTACTGGCTCGCACGAGGCGGCGCCTGGGATGCATCGGCCTTGCGCGGCAAACTTCATTATCGCGACGAGCAAGGGGAGCTCGAGCTTCCCCTGCCCCGCCTGCCTGGATCCCATCAGGCGGCTAACGCCGCGCTAGCCGTGGCCATGTTACGCCATCAGCAGGCCATCCAAGTGCCGGCTGCCTCCCTGCGCGCTGCGATGGGGTGGGCCGAATGGCCGGCGCGCCTGCAGCGGCTCGCTGCCGGGCCACTGCCTGCGTTGCTGCCTGACGGCAGCGAGCTTTGGCTCGACGGGGGCCATAATCCGGCCGCCGGGCGCGCCATCGCCGATTTCTTCCGCGCGCGGATCGCGCCAGGCCGCCCCTTCCACCTGATCCTCGGCATGCTGGCCAACAAGGATCTACGCGGCTTCCTCGAGCCTTTTGCGGGCAGCGGCGCGCATATCCATGCCGTACCGGTACCGGGTCATGAGCATCACGGCTCCCTCGCCGTAACGGAGGCAGCCGCGGAGCTCGGGCTGCTAGCGGATGCCGTAGCTGACGTCCGCGTTGCCCTCGAAAAAATTGCGGCAGCCGGAGGAGCGGCCCCGCTAATTCTGATCGGTGGCTCACTTTATCTCGCAGGGACGGTGTTAGCCGCTAATGGCAATCCACCTGCCTGA
- the paoA gene encoding aldehyde dehydrogenase iron-sulfur subunit PaoA, with the protein MTSELEISRRGLLAAGAATAAVAAAPPVEAQPRTAAPPSTMPVTLTVNGQRRELQLDTRTTLLDALREHLHLTGTKKGCDHGQCGACTVIVNGTRINSCLSLAAQHQGDKVITIEGLGTPDRLHPMQAAFVKHDGYQCGYCTPGQICSAVAVLDEIKAGIPSHVQQDVTARPQATNIELRERMSGNICRCGAYSNIAEAIAQVAGGQA; encoded by the coding sequence ATGACCTCTGAACTGGAGATTTCGAGACGCGGTCTGCTCGCTGCCGGCGCGGCCACCGCCGCAGTCGCGGCGGCACCCCCGGTTGAAGCTCAGCCGCGGACGGCCGCCCCACCCTCGACCATGCCTGTAACGCTGACGGTCAACGGTCAGCGTCGCGAACTGCAGCTCGATACGCGCACCACCCTGCTCGATGCGCTGCGCGAACATCTTCACCTTACCGGGACCAAGAAGGGCTGCGATCACGGCCAGTGCGGTGCCTGCACGGTCATCGTGAACGGCACACGGATCAACTCCTGCCTTAGCCTTGCCGCGCAGCATCAGGGCGACAAAGTCATCACGATCGAAGGCCTCGGCACGCCCGATCGGCTGCATCCGATGCAGGCCGCGTTCGTCAAGCATGACGGCTATCAGTGCGGCTATTGCACGCCAGGGCAGATATGCTCGGCGGTTGCTGTGCTCGACGAGATCAAGGCCGGCATACCGAGCCACGTCCAGCAGGACGTGACGGCCCGTCCGCAGGCCACAAATATCGAGCTACGCGAGCGGATGAGCGGCAATATCTGCCGCTGCGGCGCCTATTCCAACATTGCCGAGGCAATCGCCCAAGTAGCCGGAGGCCAGGCATGA
- a CDS encoding hemerythrin domain-containing protein yields MAEDMPTDAIALLKADHRKVEDLFEEFDKARRSDRKAAIVAQICTELKAHTIIEEEIFYPTVKPKIDGAIVEEGVVEHDGAKVIINDLEQADPKDEYYDAKVKVLSEEIKHHVAEEERWITGMFAQSRRTDIDMEALGARLAARKEELLAQAKSGKGLPYAKPTALKLVKA; encoded by the coding sequence ATGGCCGAAGACATGCCGACCGATGCGATCGCACTACTGAAGGCCGATCACCGCAAGGTCGAGGATCTGTTCGAGGAATTCGACAAGGCGCGCCGCTCAGATCGCAAGGCCGCGATCGTGGCGCAAATCTGCACCGAGCTGAAGGCGCACACGATCATCGAGGAGGAGATCTTCTATCCGACGGTCAAGCCCAAGATCGATGGTGCGATCGTGGAGGAAGGCGTGGTCGAGCATGACGGCGCCAAGGTCATCATCAACGATCTGGAACAGGCCGACCCGAAGGACGAATATTACGACGCCAAGGTCAAGGTGCTGTCGGAGGAGATCAAGCACCACGTCGCCGAAGAAGAGCGATGGATCACAGGCATGTTCGCCCAGTCGCGCCGCACGGATATCGATATGGAGGCATTGGGTGCGCGGCTGGCGGCACGCAAGGAGGAGCTGCTGGCTCAGGCCAAGAGCGGGAAAGGCTTGCCTTATGCGAAGCCGACAGCGCTGAAATTGGTTAAAGCTTGA